One stretch of Streptomyces sp. 135 DNA includes these proteins:
- a CDS encoding NDP-hexose 2,3-dehydratase family protein, translating to MTHAPTGSANVLTRPGAGLTTRISDSLRDVDQAITSLRDFHAWFTAYRDTEQSMVRHIPFTELKGWRFEESNGNLVHDSGRFFSVRGLRVRDAPGSVPSWEQPVISQPEVGVLGILVKEFDGIPHCLMQAKMEPGNHNGVQLSPTVQATRSNYTRVHGGRPVPYLDYFRNAARHSVLADVLQSEQGSWFYRKRNRNMVVKTTEDVELLDGFYWLSAGQLHALLAVDDLVNMDARTVMSCLPLTDPALPDFRPPEGDPRSLYPDRTDTVRSALTRSLVPGHGSLHSAGSLRNWFTGARADFEGEATLVGLGSLRGWHRSEDRISHESGLFFDVMAVDVKTGSREIDGWTQPMIQARGQGVTAFLVQRIEGVLHALVRAKHEPGFMDAVELAPTVQCTPENYAVLPAEAAPPFLDEVLSAPAEAIRFDTVLSEEGGRFFHTRSRYLIVEIPPERELREPEDFRWLAVHQLSELVQHGNYLNIQARSLLACLHSLLCQTRGE from the coding sequence ATGACGCACGCCCCGACGGGCAGCGCCAACGTGTTGACCAGGCCCGGGGCCGGCCTGACCACCAGGATCTCCGACTCCCTGCGAGACGTGGATCAAGCCATCACGAGTCTGCGGGATTTTCACGCGTGGTTCACCGCGTACCGCGACACAGAACAGTCGATGGTTCGTCACATCCCGTTCACGGAGCTGAAGGGGTGGCGATTCGAGGAGTCGAACGGAAACCTCGTTCACGACAGTGGCCGGTTCTTTTCGGTACGGGGTCTGCGCGTTCGTGACGCACCGGGGTCAGTACCTTCTTGGGAACAACCGGTCATCAGTCAGCCGGAAGTCGGCGTACTGGGCATACTGGTCAAGGAATTCGACGGCATACCGCACTGCCTGATGCAGGCGAAGATGGAGCCGGGAAACCATAACGGCGTACAGCTCTCACCCACCGTGCAGGCAACACGGAGTAACTACACCAGGGTGCACGGCGGCCGTCCGGTGCCTTATCTCGACTATTTTCGGAATGCCGCACGGCATAGCGTGCTCGCCGATGTGCTCCAGTCGGAGCAGGGCTCCTGGTTCTACCGGAAACGTAATCGAAACATGGTGGTCAAAACCACGGAGGACGTGGAGCTGCTCGACGGCTTCTACTGGCTGTCGGCAGGGCAGCTGCACGCCCTGCTCGCGGTGGACGATCTGGTGAACATGGACGCGCGCACGGTCATGTCCTGCCTCCCGTTGACGGATCCCGCGTTACCCGACTTCCGGCCCCCGGAAGGTGATCCACGATCACTGTATCCGGACAGGACCGACACCGTTCGTTCCGCACTGACAAGATCGTTGGTTCCCGGCCACGGCTCGCTGCACTCCGCCGGCTCGCTGCGCAACTGGTTCACCGGCGCACGGGCGGACTTCGAGGGCGAGGCCACTCTCGTCGGCCTCGGCTCCCTGCGGGGCTGGCACCGCTCCGAGGATCGGATCTCACACGAATCCGGCCTGTTCTTCGACGTGATGGCCGTGGACGTGAAGACCGGCAGCCGCGAGATCGACGGCTGGACCCAGCCGATGATCCAGGCGCGCGGCCAGGGTGTCACGGCCTTCCTGGTCCAGCGGATCGAGGGCGTGCTGCACGCCCTGGTCCGGGCCAAGCACGAGCCCGGCTTCATGGACGCCGTCGAGCTCGCGCCCACCGTGCAGTGCACCCCGGAGAATTACGCCGTACTGCCGGCCGAGGCCGCTCCCCCGTTCCTGGACGAGGTCCTGAGCGCCCCTGCCGAGGCCATCCGGTTCGACACCGTGCTCTCCGAGGAGGGCGGCCGCTTCTTCCACACCCGCAGCCGCTATCTGATCGTGGAGATCCCCCCGGAGCGCGAGCTCCGGGAGCCGGAGGACTTCCGCTGGCTGGCGGTCCATCAGCTCTCGGAGCTCGTCCAGCACGGCAACTACCTGAACATCCAGGCCAGGAGTCTCCTTGCCTGCCTGCACAGCCTGCTGTGCCAGACCAGAGGGGAATGA
- a CDS encoding barstar family protein, translating into MPGGTDTTPDPLASVLDAARDAGWTTATLHLTGVADKAGFMERCARGLGLPDWFGRNWDALADCLGDLSWAPPARGRLIVVSGWQEYARAAPEEWAVAQEVFSSSVEHRRGAEAPLEIVLALG; encoded by the coding sequence ATGCCAGGCGGAACCGACACCACGCCCGACCCGCTCGCGTCCGTGCTCGACGCCGCGCGCGACGCGGGCTGGACCACCGCGACGCTTCACCTGACCGGGGTGGCCGACAAGGCCGGCTTCATGGAGCGCTGCGCCCGGGGCCTCGGTCTGCCCGACTGGTTCGGGCGCAACTGGGACGCCCTCGCCGACTGCCTCGGCGACCTGTCGTGGGCGCCGCCCGCGCGCGGGCGGCTGATCGTCGTCTCCGGCTGGCAGGAGTACGCGCGGGCCGCGCCGGAGGAGTGGGCCGTCGCGCAGGAGGTCTTCTCGTCCTCGGTGGAGCACCGGAGGGGCGCGGAGGCGCCGCTGGAGATCGTCCTCGCCCTCGGTTGA
- a CDS encoding NAD-dependent epimerase/dehydratase family protein has product MEIIGKGFIARNLAAVEDRHPNATVLAAGVSSTWTSSDAEFDRETALVNEVSRKCRAEGRLMVFLSSASHALYGTGDVPMAEDAELRPTSAYGIQRLRLEDIVTGSGAPYLVLRVSHATGRWQRPHQLLPAFVRQVRDGNVRLYKGAHRDLVDVADLVRAVDGLLEQGVENEVVNVASGTPLPVETVVHGIEKRLGLFARHEILDVPFSLTRVSVDKLCALLPELRPVADSDYLDRMLDRYVPYY; this is encoded by the coding sequence ATGGAGATCATCGGCAAGGGGTTCATCGCCCGCAACCTGGCGGCCGTCGAGGACCGCCACCCCAACGCCACGGTCCTGGCCGCCGGGGTCTCCAGCACCTGGACGAGCTCGGACGCGGAGTTCGACCGCGAGACGGCCCTGGTGAACGAGGTCAGCCGCAAATGCCGCGCCGAAGGCCGGCTCATGGTGTTCCTCTCCAGCGCGTCCCACGCGCTGTACGGCACCGGGGACGTACCGATGGCCGAGGACGCCGAGCTGCGGCCGACCTCCGCCTACGGCATCCAGCGACTGCGCCTGGAGGACATCGTCACCGGGTCCGGAGCGCCGTATCTCGTGCTGCGGGTGAGCCATGCGACGGGCCGCTGGCAGCGCCCGCACCAACTGCTGCCCGCCTTCGTCCGGCAGGTACGCGACGGCAACGTGCGGCTGTACAAGGGCGCGCACCGCGATCTGGTGGACGTGGCCGACCTGGTCCGGGCTGTCGACGGCCTCCTCGAACAGGGCGTCGAGAACGAGGTGGTCAACGTGGCCTCGGGGACGCCGCTGCCCGTGGAGACCGTCGTCCACGGCATCGAGAAGCGTCTGGGGCTCTTCGCGCGGCACGAGATCCTCGACGTGCCCTTCAGCCTGACCCGGGTGTCGGTCGACAAGCTCTGCGCCTTGCTGCCCGAGCTGCGACCGGTGGCCGACTCCGACTACCTGGACCGCATGCTCGACCGCTACGTCCCCTATTACTGA
- a CDS encoding glycosyltransferase, producing the protein MHVSLVVTGSRGDVQPFIALGRTLTARGHSVILATHGDFEKLVRESGLDFAELPGSPRDFLAHPALAEALQQGASLFRAARKVPRQTQEHIRLLASRIAEVCEGADLVVNSVLSRILFEDNGKAPWASLTWWPLNPTSQWPAMMAPPSKLGPLYNRLTHRAAGLLDWVSIRGYRKDANMPGLPFGAPYRELGRDVPLLCPVTREMFTEPADWPALSRFTGYWFWDREWSPSDALVDFVESGDAPVTLSFGSIWPVHQPDKTLRKVLGVVRSYGRRLVLVGGGPEEVPDDVFRVEDVHYPWLFPRSSAIIHHGGCNTTGEALRSGTPQVVVPTFADSPFWAAQVHRLGVSPRPIPFSKFTAELLDEALGKALNDEGMARRAARIGEAVRAENGTETAVDILEDWVKRWPGPKTANSRA; encoded by the coding sequence ATGCACGTCTCGCTCGTTGTCACCGGATCAAGGGGTGACGTCCAGCCGTTCATCGCGCTGGGCAGGACCCTGACGGCCCGCGGACACTCGGTGATCCTCGCCACCCACGGTGACTTCGAGAAGCTGGTGCGTGAGTCCGGCCTCGACTTCGCCGAACTCCCGGGCAGCCCACGGGACTTCCTGGCGCACCCGGCGCTCGCCGAGGCGCTCCAGCAGGGCGCCTCGCTCTTCCGCGCGGCGCGCAAGGTCCCCCGGCAGACGCAGGAGCACATCCGCCTGCTCGCCTCCCGCATAGCGGAGGTGTGCGAGGGGGCCGACCTGGTGGTCAACAGCGTACTGAGCCGCATCCTGTTCGAGGACAACGGCAAGGCCCCCTGGGCCTCGCTGACCTGGTGGCCGCTGAACCCCACCAGCCAGTGGCCGGCCATGATGGCGCCCCCGAGCAAGCTGGGTCCGCTCTACAACCGCCTGACGCACCGCGCGGCGGGCCTCCTGGACTGGGTCTCCATCCGCGGATACCGCAAGGACGCGAACATGCCGGGGCTGCCGTTCGGCGCGCCCTACCGCGAACTGGGCCGTGACGTACCGCTGTTGTGCCCCGTCACCCGCGAGATGTTCACCGAGCCCGCCGACTGGCCCGCCCTCTCGCGGTTCACCGGCTACTGGTTCTGGGACCGCGAGTGGAGCCCCTCCGACGCGCTGGTCGACTTCGTGGAGTCCGGGGACGCCCCGGTGACGCTGTCGTTCGGCAGCATCTGGCCGGTGCACCAGCCGGACAAGACCCTGCGGAAGGTGCTCGGCGTCGTCCGGTCGTACGGGCGTCGCCTCGTGCTCGTGGGCGGCGGCCCCGAAGAGGTGCCGGACGACGTGTTCCGCGTCGAGGACGTGCACTATCCCTGGCTGTTCCCCCGGTCGTCGGCGATCATCCACCACGGCGGCTGCAACACCACGGGCGAGGCGCTGCGTTCGGGCACGCCCCAGGTGGTCGTGCCGACGTTCGCCGACAGCCCCTTCTGGGCGGCGCAGGTGCACCGGCTCGGCGTGTCCCCGCGGCCCATCCCGTTCTCGAAGTTCACCGCCGAACTCCTCGACGAGGCACTCGGCAAGGCCCTGAACGACGAGGGCATGGCCCGGCGGGCGGCGCGCATCGGCGAGGCCGTGCGCGCCGAGAACGGCACAGAGACGGCCGTCGACATCCTGGAGGACTGGGTGAAGCGCTGGCCCGGCCCCAAGACGGCGAACTCCCGTGCGTGA
- a CDS encoding alpha/beta fold hydrolase, producing MTDMTDLSTPSIRRFHPSDAGVRLVCFPHAGGAASYFFPVSRQLSPVADVLAVQYPGRQERRKEPCVDSVTSLADILAEELLEWADRPLAFFGHSMGSLVAFEVARRLRQKDIELVALFASGRAAPSLSRDEGVHRRDDAGLLDRVKELGGTSGGLLEDPDVVAMLLPAIRNDYRAVETYRLTPGEPLNCPLVVLTGDADPMVTVDEAEGWREFTTGHFELHAYRGGHFYLDTHAASVLERIRTHLTA from the coding sequence ATGACAGACATGACGGACCTCAGCACCCCTTCCATACGCCGCTTCCACCCCTCCGACGCGGGCGTCCGCCTGGTGTGCTTCCCGCACGCGGGCGGCGCCGCCAGCTATTTCTTCCCCGTGTCGCGGCAGCTGTCGCCGGTGGCCGACGTGCTGGCCGTCCAGTACCCGGGGCGGCAGGAGCGGCGCAAGGAGCCGTGCGTCGACAGCGTGACCTCGCTGGCCGACATCCTGGCGGAGGAGCTGCTGGAGTGGGCCGACAGGCCGCTGGCGTTCTTCGGCCACAGCATGGGCTCGCTGGTGGCCTTCGAAGTCGCCCGCAGGCTCCGGCAGAAGGACATCGAGCTGGTCGCGCTCTTCGCTTCGGGGCGCGCCGCTCCTTCCCTCTCGCGTGACGAGGGGGTGCACCGGCGTGACGACGCGGGTCTGCTCGACAGGGTGAAGGAGCTGGGCGGCACCTCGGGCGGTCTCCTGGAGGACCCGGACGTGGTGGCGATGCTGCTCCCCGCGATCCGCAACGACTACCGCGCGGTGGAGACCTACCGCCTCACCCCGGGCGAGCCCCTGAACTGCCCGCTGGTGGTGCTGACCGGCGACGCGGACCCGATGGTCACCGTCGACGAGGCCGAGGGCTGGCGCGAGTTCACCACCGGGCACTTCGAGCTGCACGCGTACCGTGGCGGGCACTTCTACCTGGACACGCACGCCGCTTCCGTACTGGAGAGGATCCGTACGCACCTGACGGCCTGA
- a CDS encoding Gfo/Idh/MocA family oxidoreductase, producing the protein MGTTTASDLPLRVGVLGASSIAARRTLPALRDVPDTVVAAIASREREKAERFAADFDCEAVHGYERLLQRDDIDAVYVSVPNSLHHTWVNAALEAGKHVLSEKPLTTGAADTGALARVAAERGLVLRENLAFVHHGLHRRVAELVAQGRIGRLRHVDAAFCFPPLPAHDVRYRPELGGGALLDAGIYPVRLAQYFLGDDLAVAGAVLHDDPVSGVDVAGSAVLAASAGQIATVGFGFLHTYGSRYTLWGSEARLTVDRAFTPPATMAPVVRIEEQNRTEELVLPAEHQFAGSVAAFAAAVRETASTGVDSGHPAWAATTVRTAELLDAIHKSAVRVTSAEGP; encoded by the coding sequence GTGGGTACCACCACTGCGTCGGATTTACCGCTGAGGGTCGGTGTGCTCGGCGCGTCCTCGATCGCCGCGCGGCGCACGCTGCCCGCGCTGCGCGACGTGCCTGACACCGTCGTCGCCGCCATCGCCAGCCGGGAGCGCGAGAAGGCGGAGCGATTCGCCGCCGACTTCGACTGCGAGGCCGTGCACGGCTACGAGCGGCTCCTCCAGCGGGACGACATCGACGCCGTCTACGTGTCGGTCCCCAACTCCCTGCACCACACCTGGGTGAACGCCGCCCTCGAAGCGGGCAAGCACGTCCTGTCCGAGAAGCCACTGACCACCGGTGCGGCGGACACCGGCGCGCTGGCACGGGTCGCGGCGGAACGCGGCCTCGTGCTCCGCGAGAACCTCGCCTTCGTCCACCACGGGCTCCACCGGCGCGTCGCCGAGCTGGTCGCGCAGGGCCGCATCGGCCGGCTCCGGCACGTCGACGCGGCGTTCTGCTTCCCGCCGCTGCCCGCACACGACGTCCGCTACCGTCCCGAACTCGGCGGCGGCGCCCTGCTGGACGCCGGCATCTACCCCGTACGGCTCGCGCAGTACTTCCTCGGCGACGACCTCGCCGTCGCCGGTGCCGTACTGCACGACGACCCGGTCTCGGGCGTCGACGTCGCGGGCAGCGCGGTGCTCGCGGCCTCGGCGGGTCAGATCGCGACGGTCGGCTTCGGCTTCCTGCACACCTACGGCTCGCGCTACACCCTCTGGGGCAGCGAGGCCCGGCTGACCGTGGACCGCGCCTTCACCCCGCCGGCGACCATGGCGCCCGTCGTACGCATCGAGGAGCAGAACCGCACCGAGGAGCTCGTGCTCCCCGCCGAGCACCAATTCGCGGGCTCGGTGGCCGCGTTCGCCGCCGCGGTGCGCGAGACCGCGTCCACCGGCGTCGACTCCGGCCACCCGGCCTGGGCCGCCACCACCGTACGGACGGCCGAACTGCTCGACGCCATCCACAAATCGGCGGTCCGCGTCACCTCCGCGGAGGGCCCCTGA